Proteins encoded together in one Yersinia mollaretii ATCC 43969 window:
- the serA gene encoding phosphoglycerate dehydrogenase, whose amino-acid sequence MAKVSLEKDRIKFLLVEGVHQSTVDNLRAAGYSNIEYHKGALDTESLKESIRDAHFVGIRSRTHLSEEVFAAAEKLVAVGCFCIGTNQVDLKAATKRGVPVFNAPFSNTRSVAEMVLGELLLMFRGIPSANAKAHRGEWNKLAVGSYEARGKKLGIIGYGHIGTQLGILAESVGMKVFFYDIENKLSLGNAQQVRHLSDLLNMSDVISLHVPENHSTKNMIGPEQLALMKPGAMLINASRGTVVDIPALCEALASNHLAGAAIDVFPEEPATNKDPFNSPLCEFDNVLLTPHIGGSTQEAQENIGDEVAGKLAKYSDNGSTLSAVNFPEVSLPAHGDNTRRLLHIHENRPGILTSINKIFAEQNVNIAAQYLQTSAEIGYVVIDVETDDPDNADKALQAMKSIPGTIRARLLY is encoded by the coding sequence ATGGCAAAAGTATCACTGGAGAAAGACAGAATTAAGTTTCTGTTAGTGGAAGGGGTGCACCAGAGCACAGTTGATAATCTGCGTGCAGCCGGATATAGCAATATTGAATACCATAAAGGTGCCTTAGACACCGAATCACTGAAAGAGTCTATTCGTGATGCCCACTTCGTCGGAATTCGATCGCGCACGCATCTGTCCGAAGAAGTTTTTGCCGCAGCAGAAAAATTGGTTGCGGTAGGTTGTTTCTGTATCGGTACCAATCAGGTTGATTTAAAGGCGGCCACTAAGCGCGGTGTGCCGGTATTCAATGCGCCTTTCTCCAATACCCGTTCGGTGGCCGAAATGGTGCTGGGCGAGTTACTGCTGATGTTCCGGGGCATTCCATCGGCTAACGCCAAAGCACATCGTGGCGAGTGGAACAAGCTGGCCGTCGGCTCCTATGAAGCCCGTGGCAAGAAACTGGGTATCATCGGTTATGGTCATATCGGTACACAGCTGGGTATTCTGGCTGAAAGTGTCGGCATGAAAGTGTTCTTCTACGATATCGAAAATAAGCTGTCGTTGGGGAATGCACAACAGGTTCGCCACCTGTCTGATTTACTGAATATGAGTGATGTGATTAGTCTGCACGTACCGGAAAATCACTCCACCAAAAACATGATTGGTCCTGAGCAGTTGGCCCTGATGAAGCCCGGCGCGATGCTGATTAACGCCTCACGCGGTACTGTGGTTGATATCCCGGCCCTGTGTGAGGCTTTGGCGAGCAATCATCTGGCAGGGGCGGCAATCGACGTCTTCCCGGAAGAGCCAGCCACCAATAAAGACCCGTTCAATTCACCATTGTGCGAATTTGATAATGTGTTATTGACTCCACATATCGGTGGTTCGACTCAGGAAGCGCAGGAAAATATCGGTGATGAAGTGGCCGGTAAACTGGCGAAGTACTCCGATAACGGCTCTACGCTGTCAGCGGTTAACTTCCCGGAAGTTTCTCTGCCAGCCCATGGTGATAATACTCGCCGTCTGCTGCATATCCATGAGAATCGCCCCGGTATTCTGACCAGTATTAACAAAATTTTTGCTGAGCAGAACGTCAACATCGCCGCGCAGTATTTGCAAACCAGCGCTGAAATCGGTTACGTCGTGATCGACGTTGAAACCGATGATCCAGATAATGCAGATAAAGCATTGCAGGCAATGAAGTCGATTCCAGGGACCATCCGCGCTCGCTTGCTCTACTAA
- the rpiA gene encoding ribose-5-phosphate isomerase RpiA translates to MTQDELKKAVGWAALDYVKPGTIVGVGTGSTAAHFIDALGSIKDQIEGAVSSSDASTAKLKSYGIHVFDCNEVDVLDIYVDGADEINGHMQMIKGGGAALTREKIIAAIARQFICIADATKQVDVLGKFPLPVEVIPMARSYVARELVKLGGLPEYRQNVLTDNGNVILDVHNLTILDAIALENKINGIAGVVTVGLFANRGADVALIGTAEGVKTIVK, encoded by the coding sequence ATGACTCAGGATGAACTTAAAAAAGCAGTGGGCTGGGCAGCATTAGATTATGTCAAACCCGGCACTATCGTCGGCGTCGGCACTGGCTCAACCGCAGCACACTTTATTGATGCCCTCGGCTCCATCAAAGATCAAATCGAAGGGGCGGTTTCCAGCTCTGACGCCTCTACCGCTAAACTGAAAAGTTACGGTATTCATGTCTTTGATTGCAACGAAGTGGATGTACTGGATATCTATGTTGATGGCGCGGATGAAATTAACGGCCATATGCAGATGATCAAAGGCGGCGGTGCGGCCTTGACCCGCGAAAAAATCATTGCGGCCATCGCCCGCCAGTTTATCTGCATCGCCGATGCGACCAAGCAGGTTGATGTACTGGGTAAGTTCCCGCTGCCCGTCGAAGTGATCCCGATGGCCCGCTCTTACGTGGCCCGCGAGTTGGTTAAGCTGGGTGGATTACCTGAGTACCGCCAAAATGTGCTGACTGATAACGGCAACGTGATTTTGGATGTGCATAATCTGACGATTTTGGATGCCATTGCATTAGAGAATAAAATCAATGGGATTGCGGGTGTGGTTACGGTTGGATTATTTGCTAACCGTGGTGCTGATGTGGCACTGATTGGTACCGCTGAGGGTGTGAAGACGATCGTCAAATAA
- a CDS encoding LysR family transcriptional regulator ArgP: MKRPDYRTLQALDAVIRERGFERAAQKLCITQSAVSQRIKQLENLFGQPLLVRTVPPRPTEQGQKLLALLHQVELLEEEWLGNDNGVDTPLLLSLAVNADSLATWLLPALKPVLADSPIRLNLQVEDETRTQERLRRGEVVGAVSIQPQPLPSCLVDQLGALDYLFVASKPFAERYFPNGVTRSALLKAPAVAFDHLDDMHQAFLQQNFDLSPGSVPCHIVNSSEAFVQLARQGTTCCMIPHLQIEKELASGELIDLTPGLRQRRMLFWHRFAPESRTMRKVTDALLSYGRQVLRQD; encoded by the coding sequence ATGAAACGCCCAGACTACCGTACGCTACAAGCGCTGGACGCGGTGATCCGTGAACGCGGTTTTGAACGCGCGGCACAAAAACTCTGCATCACCCAATCGGCGGTATCTCAACGCATTAAGCAGTTGGAGAACTTGTTCGGTCAGCCGCTGTTAGTGCGCACTGTGCCCCCTCGTCCTACAGAGCAAGGGCAGAAGTTGCTCGCGTTGCTGCATCAAGTTGAGTTGCTGGAAGAGGAGTGGCTCGGCAATGATAATGGGGTGGATACGCCGCTACTGCTCTCTTTGGCGGTCAACGCCGACAGTCTGGCGACTTGGCTGTTACCGGCATTGAAACCGGTGCTGGCAGACTCTCCTATCCGGCTTAATTTGCAGGTTGAAGATGAAACCCGGACGCAGGAGCGGTTACGCCGTGGTGAAGTAGTGGGGGCGGTCAGTATCCAGCCACAGCCGCTGCCGAGCTGCTTGGTCGATCAACTTGGCGCACTGGATTATCTGTTTGTGGCCTCCAAACCCTTCGCTGAACGCTACTTCCCTAATGGCGTGACCCGCTCGGCCTTGCTGAAAGCCCCCGCAGTCGCCTTTGACCATTTGGATGATATGCATCAGGCGTTTTTACAGCAGAATTTTGATTTATCCCCCGGCAGTGTGCCTTGCCACATCGTTAACTCGTCGGAAGCTTTTGTGCAGTTGGCAAGGCAAGGCACGACCTGCTGCATGATCCCACATCTGCAAATCGAAAAAGAGCTGGCGTCAGGCGAATTGATTGATTTGACGCCGGGATTGCGGCAGCGGCGGATGCTGTTCTGGCACCGCTTTGCACCCGAAAGTCGGACAATGAGAAAGGTGACTGACGCCCTATTATCTTACGGGCGTCAGGTATTACGGCAGGACTGA
- a CDS encoding oxidative stress defense protein: MKLKALALAAMMGLGTLPMALQVQAAEVPEGPHVVTSGTASVDATPDIATIAIEVSVSAKDAADAKKQADTRVAQYFDFLRKSGIDKKDINAANIRTQPEYDYQKTGEAVLKGYRAVRQVQVTLRQLDKLNELLDGALKSGLNEIRAVELGVANPDTYREQARKKAIENAISQAGSLAEGFKVKLGPVYSIRYHVANYQPMPVARMFKSAEAAPATDAAQTYEQQTIHFDDQVDVVFELQTASTAAAK; the protein is encoded by the coding sequence GTGAAGTTGAAGGCATTGGCTTTGGCCGCAATGATGGGATTAGGGACATTACCTATGGCACTACAAGTTCAGGCCGCCGAAGTGCCGGAAGGGCCGCATGTTGTCACCTCCGGTACGGCCAGTGTTGATGCGACGCCGGATATCGCCACCATTGCCATCGAGGTCAGTGTATCGGCCAAAGATGCTGCCGATGCTAAAAAACAGGCTGATACCCGCGTCGCGCAATATTTTGATTTTCTACGTAAAAGTGGCATAGATAAGAAAGATATCAATGCCGCCAATATTCGCACCCAGCCTGAATATGATTACCAGAAAACGGGTGAAGCCGTCTTGAAGGGCTATCGTGCTGTGCGTCAGGTTCAGGTCACCCTACGCCAGCTTGATAAGTTGAACGAGCTGCTGGATGGGGCGCTAAAATCGGGCCTGAATGAGATCCGCGCGGTAGAGCTTGGGGTAGCAAATCCGGACACTTATCGTGAACAGGCGCGCAAAAAAGCCATTGAGAACGCGATAAGCCAAGCCGGTTCTTTAGCGGAAGGGTTTAAGGTCAAACTGGGGCCGGTCTACAGCATTCGTTACCATGTGGCAAACTACCAGCCGATGCCGGTAGCCCGCATGTTTAAGAGCGCTGAAGCCGCACCGGCCACAGATGCTGCCCAGACTTACGAACAGCAGACCATCCATTTCGATGATCAGGTTGATGTCGTATTTGAGCTGCAAACGGCGAGCACTGCCGCCGCCAAATAA
- the argO gene encoding arginine exporter ArgO, with the protein MLAVFLQGFALSAAMILPLGPQNAFVMNQGIKRQHHLMSASLCALSDIILICAGIFGGSALLSRSPLLLALVTWGGVAFLLWYGWGALVSAWRGDNASASASAGAQGRWPIVVTLLAVTWLNPHVYLDTFVVLGSLGGQLLPDVRPWFAFGAVSASVVWFFALALLAAWLSPWLNRPTSQRVINLLVGGVMWFIAFQLAQQGLNL; encoded by the coding sequence CGATGATTCTGCCCCTTGGGCCACAAAATGCCTTCGTGATGAATCAGGGTATCAAGCGGCAACATCACTTGATGAGTGCCTCACTGTGCGCCTTGAGTGACATTATTCTGATTTGTGCGGGCATTTTTGGCGGCAGTGCGCTGCTGAGTCGCTCGCCATTGCTGCTAGCGCTGGTGACTTGGGGGGGCGTGGCTTTCCTGCTGTGGTATGGCTGGGGAGCTTTAGTCTCCGCGTGGCGGGGAGATAATGCCTCCGCGTCTGCCAGTGCTGGTGCGCAGGGTCGCTGGCCGATTGTTGTTACGCTGCTGGCGGTGACGTGGCTCAACCCGCATGTTTATCTCGACACTTTTGTGGTGCTGGGGAGTCTCGGCGGTCAACTGCTACCTGATGTGCGACCTTGGTTTGCTTTCGGGGCGGTCAGCGCGTCTGTGGTCTGGTTCTTTGCACTGGCGCTGCTGGCGGCATGGTTATCGCCTTGGCTCAACCGCCCAACTTCGCAGCGAGTGATAAATTTACTGGTGGGGGGCGTGATGTGGTTTATCGCTTTTCAGTTAGCGCAACAGGGATTAAATCTGTGA